The DNA sequence GTGTGGGGGTGGTGTAAAGGGGGTTATAGTCATCTATATGGCTTTTTTGGGCCTATCTTTGGTTAATAAATAGCTGTTTACATCTCCCCAGAAGACACCCCAACACTCTTCTCCTCCACATTCCCCCCGTCAAGCACCACTCTCACCCCCTCCTTTGTACCGCCTCCTCCCCACCGCACACCAACATCCATACTCTCCCCCGGCCAAAGTGTAATATAATTCTCGCTCCAAACAACCGGTACCGCATCCTCACCCTCCTTATCCACGAGATTCAATCGTAGAAAAACCGCTGGCACACTGCTCTTGTTCAGCAACGACACTTTCTTGCCGTCAAATGTTACATGCACGTCTGCGGGTGAGACACGTGACAGATCTGTGAGGTCTGAGAAGGATGTTACAGGCGTGGAGTACCAGGATGAGTTATCCCAGTCCATTTTGTCGGGGGTGGGTGCGATCCAGTAGGTTTTGTGGGAGAAGGGGGTGGTGGTAGTGTTGCTGGTAGATGAAGAACCGGTGGGTGTCGTGAGAAGAAGACGTAGTAACACTGTTTCGTTCCTCTTGCCCAAACCCCCTACTTCAAACATCCTCCTCACTTCCATGCCTTTCGTGTCAACGTCGACTTTCTTCTCCCACACCACAGCGCCGGTGAGACTAAGTACCTGAGCGTTGACATGCACGGTACTCTTTCCCTTCCTATGTGCAGCACTGCGCCGATCGATGAAGACTACATCTTTGGCCTGGTAGTCGTACACAAGGGTCTGAAGATCTTTCAATGCAGTCTGCACGCCGAAGAACGCGCCTTGGGGGTGCAGGTAGTAGTCAAAAAGATTCCAATGCAGCGCCGGCCACGCGTTATTCAGCATCCAATACACAAGCCCCGTAGCCGGTCGCTCGGCTATCCATCGGGAAAGGTAAGCTTCGAACTGCGATCTGGTAGCTTCATAATCCATCATCTGTGCCTTAAGCACATAATCCTTCAGACTAGTTGGTTTACCATAGCGCGCCCAAAGGGCATCGTTGTAAATGGAGCGAGTGTAAAACGAAGACGTGTTCGTGGACATGTGGTATAACCCCTTATCCGGTGCTTGCCACAAGTCACTTATATCGTCTTTGGATAAGAAACGGGTTAGAGAACCCAGTTCAGGGGTGCCGACGCCAGCACCAAGTTCAGAGCCGAAACCCGCTGCGCTGCCTAGACGGCCGTAGGGGTCATACCAGTAGTTTGGTGGGACCCAGTCGTAAGGGCCTTCCATTCTCATGCCCCCGCTTCCGAGGGCGTCGGGTGAGCCGCGTTTGCTGGCGGAAGCGATGATGGGGGTATCCCAGTTCTTGCTTTTGAGGGCGGAGAGGTAGATTTCTGTTGCTCGGTCGTCAGGCCAGAAGTCGCTGCCGACGAGGAAGCCGAGCATGCTGGGGTGAGGTTGCATCATTTCTGCTTCGTGGTTCATGGAGTGTTTTGCAATGGTGTAGTCTGCGTCCGACCATTTTGCGCCGCCACCTTCGTCGTTGTAAGACCAGCCTTCCCATTTGTCGCAGCATTCCCAACCTGCGAGGAGCATGATGCCCATTTCTGAGGCGAGCGAGTAGAGAAATGGGTGCTCTTGCTTGCCTTCTAGGCGGACAGTGTTTAGGCCCATGGCCAGGACGTATTCGAATTGGGCGCGTAACTTATCTTCGTTGAAGCGCAGGAACATGTCGGATGTGTAGCCTGCGCCGAGGACTTGGAATCGCTCTCCATTGACATGGAAGGTGGTGTCGTTGTACACGGTGTTCAGGGTTGATGTTACAGTGCGGATGCCGAAGCGGACGGAAGGTGTGATATCGGAAAGTGTGTTGGAAGTGGAAGCATTACACTGTACGCTATACAATGGCTGATCTCCCCATTGTCGTGGCCACCAAATTTTAGGATTATTGATTTCAACCGGAAGAGAAGCCGTCTCTTTTTGGCCGCTTCTGAGCTCAAACTTGACAGTTGCGGTTGAAGCTGCGACGCCGTCGGGGTCAATTACAGCGCAGTGAATTGTGCCGTTGGCACCTGTCTTCTTATTCATGTTCTTGACATCTAAGAAGATATCAATGTTTCCGTCAAGCGCCGCGCGTGTAGTCACTCTTGGACTGCTGATGCTCACTTGTCCCGTTCTTTTCAGTTCCACATCGCGCCAGATACCAGTGCCATTGTCCGGTGGGTACGGGTTCCAGTCAACGAAGCCAAGTGCAAAGTCTCGGTTGTAGTCGGTTGGATAGACTTTGATCAAGAGGACATTGTCTTTCCCATTGGGTTGTATCTTTTCGGTAATATCGTACTCCAGCCCCGTATAAGCACCAGCTTGCGTGTTCTTGTCGGCTACAAGTTTTCCATTAAGCCAGATATCTGCTCTTGACGAGATACCATTAGTCTTGAGCGTGTAGTAGTGGTTTGCTGTATCTTCTTTGCTCAAGATGCCTTCGGAGCGGTAGTACCATGGTACTCGGAACTGCGCTGTATTGACATCTTGCAGGTTGGTGGAGTAAAATAGGTCGTTCTCGTTATAAACATTATTCTCGATCAACGTGGCCATTAAAGTGCCCTTGGAGCCGATAGTATACCATGAAGAGGTGTCAATACCAGAGATAGAGAGCTCGGTGGCATTTCCATGTATCTTGGAAGATGATACAACCTTCCACGACGGGACCGGGGATGTGAGAGCGATGGAGCCTTGGGCAAGCAAAGCCACAGTAGTTTTTTGCATGAAAATCATCTGACAAATATCATTGCAATACAGTTCTCGCTGTTTTGCTGTAATCGGGAGGAAAGAACTGAATGGCAGATGTCATTTGGGATATCATGGCTTGCACTTGTCCGGGAAGGCACCATGCAGTGTAACCCTCTATGACTGACACGCTAGCTCTAGCTGTGCGGGGAAGCTTTAGGCCCGGAGTTCCCCGGTCTGCCGATTGGCTATTGGCCGTTAGCTAATGCAGACCATGTAATTAGTTGGTGATCATGCGGAGTAAACATGTTGAATGCATTACTCATTGCCCGACCCTTTTCTTGTTCTTCATTCTCTTTTGAAAGCTGTGGGTGGGGCTGTAGGTAAATCGTGTTGCTAACGATATCTATGTCTAGTTAGCGCTAAGTCTTGATCCGGGCTTTTTTGGAAATGTGGGGAGAAGTAAATTATGTGCCCGTGACGCCTTTTTGCGGCCGATTCTATGTCAACCAGTAACGACCACCAGCAAAAACCCTAGAGCTGAACAAAGAGAACATATTGGATTCTGGAGAGCTGAATCAATGTTGAACACCGCTGCAGAAGAAGCACATTGATTTGCCTTGCCCAGCTGAATCGGCATCTTCGTCGACAAGCTGATAGCTTTGGAGATAGGCGCTCAGTTGTGCAGCTTTGTTCAGCCGAGCTGATATGAAATCCTGTTTACTGACACGCCTAGGTTCCACGATACTATACACAGCAGTCCTCAGAGTCACTTAAGTCTCAATCAGCTCTATAGTACTCGCTCAGCTGTCACAAGGAGTCAGATTTCTAATCAGCTTCTCAGCTGTCGTATCTTTCGCACGACTGGTTGTGAAGTAAGTCAATCACATCATGGAATGTTTTGCGCCACGAACTTGGTTAAGACACACTCGTGGGAGCACTAGATAATCATACAAGTCTAGACTGGACATTAAGTGTGACCTACATGAGTATATATAGAAGCTCACACTATCTGTACCTTTGAACATATCGCAGAACAGAGGCAGCGGATACATCACAGTCTACTTCGCCTTTTTTCTGGTCCCACACAGCTTACACTTGTTATTCACGATCCGTATGCACATACCCCTAATTACATACACATCTTCTTTTGTCACCAGCAATTCTTCCCTCGATTGTTCTTTCGTCAATCATTTGCCATGCGTCTGATAAAGCTCAAAGACAACGGCGAGCTCGTCCTGACGAATTTCTACAAGGACATCCCCTCTTATGCGATCTTATCGCATACTTGGGGAGATGCAAACGACGAGGTTACTCTGCAAGAGTTCATGGATGGTTCTGGGAAAACGAAATCTGGATACAGGAAAATACAGTCCTGCGCGGCGCAAGCCGCTTCCGAAGGACTGCAATACACCTGGGTAGACACCTGCTGCATTGATAAAACGAGCAGTGCCGAATTATCGGAGGCGATCAACTCAATGTTCAACTGGTATCAGGATGCAATCATCTGCTACGGATATCTGTCTGATGTTGACGATTTTTGGGGGCTGGACTCGAGTAGATGGTTCAAACGAGGGTGGACACTCCAGGAGCTTCTCGCACCCAAGATGATGGTCTTCTACACCCGCAACTGGAACAAGATCGACACTAGACTCAACTTGGCTCCCACTATTTCTCGAATCACGCGTATACCTCCTGAAGTCTTCAAGAACGATTTCACAGGAAAATACAGTGTTGCTCAGATTCTCTCTTGGGTGGCAGGGCGACAGACGACAAGAGAGGAAGATATCGCGTATTGTCTTCTTGGACTACTTGGAGTCAACATGCCGTTGCTGTACGGCGAAGGTTCTCGGGCATTCGAACGTCTACAGGAAGAGTTTATGAAAAGGTCGACCGATCATACTTTGTTCACCTGGCGGGGCGCTGGAACGGAAAGGGGTCCGCTCGCACAATCCCCTGAAGAGTTACGAGATTGTCGGGGCTTCGTGGAAGGGAAACAGGACTCAACGGATTTCTCGATGACCAACAGAGGTCTCCGCATTAACTTGCCTATTGTGGAAGGCAAAGGGGGAAGCCTTGTTGCCATCTTGAATTGTGTTGACGCAGAAAACCGTCGCCTAGGCATATATCTGAAAAGAACGCGCCCTGATGTGTATCATCGGATTCGCTGTGCAGATGAACTTCCCATGATCGATAGTGATGAGGAACTTCCTACACCAGAGACTCTGTACATCGTGCCAGCGGCTCCACGTACCCTTGGTCGCGATCGATGGCAGCCAAATCCGGCCGAGTACACATTCAAGGTGGACTTCAGATCAGTTTCGCTGAACGGCTTTTCTCTTCAGCAACATTACAGCCCCGTTTCGGACAACCGTTGGAACATTTCAGGCTCTAACGGTGGTTTCTTGGAATATACTGCCATAGGAAGCGGCAATTATGGTGGCCTCCTGTTCAACAATCTTGAGACAGGTGAAGAGTTTGTTGTGATTGTTGGAATTCACAATTACAAAACCTGGTTGGATATTACCACTATCGGTCCAAGTGAGACTTTCGAACACGCCGTGGACGAATATTACCACTTTCGCGAGAAGCACGATGGTAACAAAATTGCGTGCAGGTGTGAGATGCAATGGAAAGCATTAGATCGAATGAGGAAATCTCTTTCGCGCGGAATGTCAGCTTCTGCCATGATCGAAAACGGTGAATCAAAGCACCAGTTTGTAGTGAAGGTATCTGTAGGCAAAGAATGAAAACATCAGCAAGTTTCGATGTCGTCAGGTTCAAACAGCGCATGTGTAGCCTAAGGAGGCAAAACAATCCCAGACAGTCTTCATCGAACATTGAAACGTAACTTGAGCACCGTGAGGAAATCCAAGGAATGAATGGTGGATAGTACTATTGTAGGTTGGAAGTGGTGGAGAGATGATGGTACCACCACACCGGCCCGAGCTTGGTTAGCTCCGAGGTACAGCTCCAAGCTCCCCGCAATCGTCATCTTATCCCATCTTCACCATGTAAGGCAAACAGCATCAACCCAGGACCTGGGCTCCAAGTCCTCTTCAATACACTGAAAAGCCCAGTCCGCCCTCAGCTACGGCCAAAATAACTTACAATGTTGCTCCTCGGCCTCACGGGCTCCATCGCGACTGGCAAATCGACCGTCTCATCGCTCCTCTCTAAACCACCGTATTCGCTGCCGGTAGTAGATGCCGACCTCATTGCGCGACAAGTAGTTGAGCCGGGCACTGCAGGTTATAATGCCATTGTCAAGTACTTCTCGCCCACTACACCAGACTTGCTCCTTCCCGATGCGACACCAAAAGGACGCCCGCTGAACCGGCCAGCACTAGGACGGAGGGTCTTTGGCGGAGGAGAGGAAAAAGAGCGCGACAGGAAGATGCTAAATAGCATCGTTCACCCTGCAGTGCGTAAAGAGATGTACAAACAAATGGTATGGGCGTACCTGCGAGGCCACTGGGCCGTCGTGCTAGACGTCCCTCTCCTCTTCGAGAGCGGCTGGGAACGCTATTGCGGCACCATCCTCGTTGTCGGTGTCTCCGATCCCGCGATACAAATACAGCGACTGCGAGCCCGTGACGCACATCTCACTGAGGAGGATGCGCGCAACCGTGTGATGAGTCAAGGTGATGTGCGCGAAAAGGCAGAGCGCTGTCTGCGAAGAGGTCCGGGCAAGGGCGTGGTAGTCTGGAACGATCACGATAGAGCATACCTAGAAAAGGAGATTCAGAGGGTCATGCAAGACGTTCGGAGCCAGAGCCCACGATGGTGGAGTTTTCTGCTCTGGGTCTTTCCACCGTTTGGTGCCATGGCGGGTTTGTGGAGCTGGTACAAAATGCGCAATGTGCAGTTGCAGTGGGAACAAGAGAAGAAGCGGGAAAAGGCCAAGCTGTAGCCCGTGGTTTAATGTGCTACTCCATATGTCTTTGCTTCGAAGACGCGGGAGGGTCGGTGCTGGTGCGTGTTGGTGTTTGTTGGATGTGCGCATATATATATCTAGCAATTGGCAGCACGGATGCTGTATCACGATCAATGTTTTTCAAGTCTCGACGTGTGTATGATCATGTCTCGCAAGTCTGTTCATCGTCCATGTGTGCGCATCCCGATATGCAGCAAGGCTAGTCTTCACCTTCACTCTCATTCGGCTATCGCAGACATGCCATCGTCAAAGACCCCTCAAAAGCACCGACTCTTCTTCATTCGCCCCGCCAATCGCAAAGCTCCAAAGCAAAAGCGCTCTGCAGGCTACAACACCTACCTCTGTGAACCCTCATGGTGCACTCCTCATAATACATCCCAACACAACCGCGCTGCCATGAGCGCCATAACACCACAGTCCTACGTCGATGATGGCGCATCATTCACCAAACGCACACCCCATGGCCTGTCCAAACACCACGTCGCGAAATGGATCTCCAGCGGCTCAGACACGTCTGGGTATACGGGAAGCTTCATCGATGATGGCGCAGACATGCAGTTCCGTGATGATGCAACGCCTGGGTTTGGGACAATTGACAAGCGCTTCTACAAGCAGAAGAAGCCTCAGGAGCCCAAGTTTGGCTACGAGAAGATATGGAACGAACATGTACAGAAAGCCGTCACTGGGGATGTGCAGCGCAACTTGAACAAGGTCCGAGGGCTGGGTGGTATACAGGTCAAGAAGAGACACGATGGCCGCGGTGGAGATGGACATGGGAACGAGAGAGGGAaaaagaaggaggagagCATCACTGTGCCTGCGCCGCCTCAATGGGCGACATTCGTGATTAGGGCGGATGACGGACGTGTTATTGTCGTGGATAAGGACGGAGATTTTGATTCTGGACCTCCAGCGGAAGCTGAAATTGAGCGACCGAAGCCTTGGGTTAAAGCTGCGTCTACCGTCGTACCGCCATCTTCTACTGGGATGTCGGCTCCATCATCTCCACCAAAGCATCGA is a window from the Pyrenophora tritici-repentis strain M4 chromosome 7, whole genome shotgun sequence genome containing:
- a CDS encoding LacZ, Beta-galactosidase-beta-glucuronidase, producing the protein MIFMQKTTVALLAQGSIALTSPVPSWKVVSSSKIHGNATELSISGIDTSSWYTIGSKGTLMATLIENNVYNENDLFYSTNLQDVNTAQFRVPWYYRSEGILSKEDTANHYYTLKTNGISSRADIWLNGKLVADKNTQAGAYTGLEYDITEKIQPNGKDNVLLIKVYPTDYNRDFALGFVDWNPYPPDNGTGIWRDVELKRTGQVSISSPRVTTRAALDGNIDIFLDVKNMNKKTGANGTIHCAVIDPDGVAASTATVKFELRSGQKETASLPVEINNPKIWWPRQWGDQPLYSVQCNASTSNTLSDITPSVRFGIRTVTSTLNTVYNDTTFHVNGERFQVLGAGYTSDMFLRFNEDKLRAQFEYVLAMGLNTVRLEGKQEHPFLYSLASEMGIMLLAGWECCDKWEGWSYNDEGGGAKWSDADYTIAKHSMNHEAEMMQPHPSMLGFLVGSDFWPDDRATEIYLSALKSKNWDTPIIASASKRGSPDALGSGGMRMEGPYDWVPPNYWYDPYGRLGSAAGFGSELGAGVGTPELGSLTRFLSKDDISDLWQAPDKGLYHMSTNTSSFYTRSIYNDALWARYGKPTSLKDYVLKAQMMDYEATRSQFEAYLSRWIAERPATGLVYWMLNNAWPALHWNLFDYYLHPQGAFFGVQTALKDLQTLVYDYQAKDVVFIDRRSAAHRKGKSTVHVNAQVLSLTGAVVWEKKVDVDTKGMEVRRMFEVGGLGKRNETVLLRLLLTTPTGSSSTSNTTTTPFSHKTYWIAPTPDKMDWDNSSWYSTPVTSFSDLTDLSRVSPADVHVTFDGKKVSLLNKSSVPAVFLRLNLVDKEGEDAVPVVWSENYITLWPGESMDVGVRWGGGGTKEGVRVVLDGGNVEEKSVGVSSGEIVLPPQLRMLDMVC
- a CDS encoding HET domain containing protein, whose protein sequence is MRLIKLKDNGELVLTNFYKDIPSYAILSHTWGDANDEVTLQEFMDGSGKTKSGYRKIQSCAAQAASEGLQYTWVDTCCIDKTSSAELSEAINSMFNWYQDAIICYGYLSDVDDFWGLDSSRWFKRGWTLQELLAPKMMVFYTRNWNKIDTRLNLAPTISRITRIPPEVFKNDFTGKYSVAQILSWVAGRQTTREEDIAYCLLGLLGVNMPLLYGEGSRAFERLQEEFMKRSTDHTLFTWRGAGTERGPLAQSPEELRDCRGFVEGKQDSTDFSMTNRGLRINLPIVEGKGGSLVAILNCVDAENRRLGIYLKRTRPDVYHRIRCADELPMIDSDEELPTPETLYIVPAAPRTLGRDRWQPNPAEYTFKVDFRSVSLNGFSLQQHYSPVSDNRWNISGSNGGFLEYTAIGSGNYGGLLFNNLETGEEFVVIVGIHNYKTWLDITTIGPSETFEHAVDEYYHFREKHDGNKIACRCEMQWKALDRMRKSLSRGMSASAMIENGESKHQFVVKVSVGKE
- a CDS encoding CoaE, Dephospho-CoA kinase — its product is MLLLGLTGSIATGKSTVSSLLSKPPYSLPVVDADLIARQVVEPGTAGYNAIVKYFSPTTPDLLLPDATPKGRPLNRPALGRRVFGGGEEKERDRKMLNSIVHPAVRKEMYKQMVWAYLRGHWAVVLDVPLLFESGWERYCGTILVVGVSDPAIQIQRLRARDAHLTEEDARNRVMSQGDVREKAERCLRRGPGKGVVVWNDHDRAYLEKEIQRVMQDVRSQSPRWWSFLLWVFPPFGAMAGLWSWYKMRNVQLQWEQEKKREKAKL